The following are from one region of the Acidobacteriota bacterium genome:
- a CDS encoding S8 family serine peptidase — translation MITTIQPAQPASLSRRGRSRNWYRVLCAFFLVVACVGTTFWFLQSPQASVAKSRRTQEVAPDGGLQAWSTPEGQPLPKEYEPGQLIVRLKPASQVAPKVRALEFESRLAALQIPVQVVRPAFEDLAERLATGQTLNDILQTDLARFPNQKARVTAIDSTLQVSNLKALAETMVVEVDRETDIEAACAKLEQSGLCVYAEPNWRAYTFAQAPNDPYYSSRGTWKQSYDDQWGLKNVGALDAWDRSTGKDIVIAVVDTGIDYTHPDLAANIWKNTKETPNNGVDDDRNGFVDDAMGWDFSGADLDRLDDQDNDPLDSYGHGTHVAGIAAAVGNNSIGMVGVAYEAKLMAIKAFPNELPYGTLLEIAKGVEYAAQNGADVINCSLGGPRTRVMEDACALAETRGVVVVVSAGNSKTSTESVTPAEIGTVVTVGAIGPNQNVANFSNFGPKLDVMAPGFDVLSCLASRAAIVDSAEGRQYIVTASDGTKYLRLNGTSMAAPHVAGIAALVRSRFPHFTNQQVRQVLKSSTDLSSQPITQKFSLQLGYGRISAASAIRQLERGNPVAVQLTSPTPYKIYFNSDQIPVSGTATGIEFESYLLQVGVGESPTTWTQLATSLQPAVNKELTTWKVPTDAEGGTYTFRLIGFNRSGGIFIDQASIFLIQDQELIEGWPSPLGGYTLSNPAVADLNGDGKMEVVVEGLTVFGDGRIYVMNANGESISDAWPKAVNQLVQGSPTIADLDGDGRPEIIAAGYYPGPVIYAYHVSGEPAAGFPVQLNNFNTISSFPLPSPTAADIDGDNRPEILAIGGGFTEADPPELVVINGSGQVRFSVPIYPVAVQQGENVIGLGACSPMVGDITGDSAPEIIVGYTRAQSNTASVFTTYLAYSNQGKLIRGWPITLGPNDFESSFVNVGALADLTGDGKLDFVACRDPKGEFPNPQTYAFRGDGRPIAGWPKMVENTTHLVAPPAVADLNGDGKPEIVVRTANQLVVYQADGRYLPGFPVVAASTFAYSQPVIGDIDGDAKPEILFSGSSLTPFTDRNYYLFAVHSDGKSYTGWPKAIIGPRLVPYLWSGFALGDLDGDGKIDGVIPAVERVYAFHFPGAYRPENVPWGTFQQNSQRTGALKK, via the coding sequence ATGATCACCACAATTCAGCCTGCTCAACCCGCTTCTCTGAGCCGCCGGGGCCGGTCCAGAAATTGGTACCGGGTGCTGTGTGCCTTTTTCCTGGTCGTGGCCTGTGTTGGAACCACGTTTTGGTTTTTACAATCTCCACAAGCCAGTGTTGCAAAAAGCCGACGGACCCAGGAAGTCGCGCCCGATGGTGGCCTTCAAGCCTGGTCAACTCCAGAAGGCCAGCCGCTTCCAAAAGAATATGAACCCGGTCAATTGATTGTCCGGCTCAAGCCAGCGTCCCAGGTGGCCCCAAAAGTACGGGCACTGGAGTTTGAAAGCCGATTGGCAGCCCTACAGATTCCGGTGCAGGTCGTTCGCCCTGCCTTTGAAGATCTGGCCGAACGACTCGCCACGGGGCAAACGCTCAATGACATTCTGCAAACCGATCTCGCCCGATTTCCAAATCAGAAAGCGCGGGTGACGGCCATTGACTCGACCTTACAGGTCAGTAACTTGAAAGCCCTGGCTGAAACCATGGTGGTTGAAGTTGATCGGGAAACCGATATCGAAGCCGCCTGTGCCAAACTTGAGCAAAGTGGTTTGTGTGTGTATGCCGAACCCAACTGGCGTGCTTATACCTTTGCCCAGGCGCCCAATGATCCTTACTACAGCTCCCGAGGGACCTGGAAGCAGAGTTATGATGACCAGTGGGGATTGAAAAATGTGGGCGCTTTAGATGCCTGGGATCGGTCAACTGGAAAAGATATCGTCATTGCCGTGGTGGATACCGGGATTGATTATACTCACCCGGATCTGGCCGCCAATATTTGGAAAAATACCAAAGAAACCCCAAACAATGGGGTTGATGATGACCGCAATGGATTTGTAGACGATGCTATGGGGTGGGATTTTTCCGGAGCGGATCTGGACCGGTTAGATGATCAGGACAATGACCCGCTTGACAGTTACGGACATGGAACACACGTGGCTGGGATTGCCGCCGCAGTCGGCAATAACAGTATTGGTATGGTCGGTGTCGCCTATGAGGCCAAACTGATGGCGATCAAGGCTTTTCCGAATGAGTTGCCATACGGGACGTTGCTCGAAATTGCCAAAGGCGTCGAATATGCCGCTCAAAATGGGGCGGATGTGATCAATTGTTCGTTGGGTGGACCACGGACTCGCGTGATGGAAGATGCCTGTGCCCTGGCTGAGACTCGCGGAGTGGTGGTTGTGGTTTCGGCTGGGAATAGTAAGACTTCGACCGAAAGTGTAACTCCGGCTGAGATTGGAACGGTGGTGACGGTTGGTGCGATTGGTCCAAATCAAAACGTTGCCAATTTTTCAAATTTTGGCCCCAAACTGGATGTGATGGCGCCTGGGTTTGACGTGCTGTCCTGTTTAGCCTCGCGAGCGGCGATTGTTGATTCAGCCGAAGGCCGCCAGTACATTGTCACTGCTTCTGATGGGACGAAATATTTGCGGTTGAACGGCACGAGCATGGCGGCGCCGCACGTGGCTGGAATCGCGGCGTTGGTTCGCTCTCGGTTCCCGCATTTTACCAACCAGCAGGTCCGTCAGGTTTTGAAAAGTTCGACCGATCTCAGCAGCCAGCCCATTACCCAAAAATTCTCCCTGCAACTTGGATATGGACGAATTAGCGCCGCTTCAGCCATTCGCCAACTGGAGCGTGGAAATCCGGTTGCTGTCCAATTGACCTCACCTACTCCTTATAAAATCTATTTCAATTCAGACCAGATTCCTGTTTCTGGAACCGCGACTGGGATCGAATTCGAGTCCTATCTGCTCCAGGTTGGGGTTGGCGAATCACCAACCACCTGGACACAGCTTGCGACGTCACTGCAACCGGCTGTCAATAAAGAGCTTACTACCTGGAAAGTCCCCACTGATGCTGAAGGTGGCACCTACACGTTTCGGTTGATCGGCTTTAATCGCTCAGGTGGAATTTTTATTGATCAGGCATCAATTTTTCTAATTCAAGATCAAGAATTGATCGAAGGATGGCCGTCACCACTCGGTGGTTACACGCTTTCAAACCCAGCCGTGGCCGACCTCAATGGCGATGGAAAAATGGAAGTCGTGGTTGAGGGACTGACGGTGTTTGGGGATGGACGGATTTATGTCATGAATGCCAATGGCGAATCCATTTCCGATGCCTGGCCAAAAGCAGTCAATCAACTGGTTCAGGGATCGCCAACCATTGCCGACCTGGATGGTGATGGCCGCCCGGAAATCATTGCCGCCGGGTATTATCCAGGGCCGGTGATTTACGCCTACCACGTTTCAGGCGAACCGGCGGCTGGTTTCCCAGTTCAACTCAATAACTTTAACACCATCAGCTCCTTTCCGCTCCCATCACCCACGGCGGCTGATATAGATGGCGACAATCGTCCTGAAATTCTGGCGATTGGCGGTGGTTTTACCGAAGCCGATCCTCCCGAACTGGTTGTGATCAATGGAAGCGGGCAAGTTCGATTTTCAGTCCCCATTTATCCGGTGGCCGTCCAGCAAGGGGAAAATGTGATTGGCCTGGGGGCCTGTTCGCCGATGGTGGGCGACATCACAGGCGATTCCGCACCGGAAATCATTGTTGGGTACACCCGGGCGCAAAGTAATACAGCTTCGGTGTTTACGACCTATCTTGCCTATTCAAACCAGGGAAAACTGATTCGCGGATGGCCAATTACCCTGGGACCAAATGACTTTGAATCCAGTTTTGTGAACGTCGGGGCACTTGCGGATTTAACAGGTGATGGCAAGCTCGATTTTGTCGCCTGCCGTGATCCCAAAGGTGAATTTCCCAATCCTCAGACTTATGCCTTCCGGGGCGATGGACGACCGATAGCTGGTTGGCCAAAGATGGTTGAAAACACCACCCACCTGGTTGCGCCACCAGCGGTTGCTGATTTAAACGGCGATGGAAAACCTGAAATTGTGGTCAGAACCGCCAACCAACTGGTGGTCTATCAGGCGGATGGCCGCTATCTGCCAGGATTTCCGGTGGTGGCGGCTTCGACCTTTGCCTATTCGCAACCGGTGATTGGGGATATTGACGGAGATGCCAAACCGGAGATTCTATTTTCTGGTTCAAGTTTGACGCCGTTTACCGACCGCAATTACTACCTGTTTGCGGTTCATAGCGACGGGAAATCTTATACCGGCTGGCCAAAAGCGATTATTGGGCCACGGTTGGTTCCTTATCTCTGGTCAGGGTTTGCACTGGGGGATCTGGATGGAGACGGCAAAATAGATGGCGTCATCCCCGCGGTTGAGCGCGTGTATGCGTTTCATTTCCCCGGCGCCTATCGCCCAGAAAATGTTCCCTGGGGAACCTTCCAGCAAAATTCACAGCGCACTGGCGCCTTGAAAAAATAA
- a CDS encoding TIGR04282 family arsenosugar biosynthesis glycosyltransferase — MSGISQLIAETLNPEPQTLNTMTSDAIVILLSRAPGETEIKTRLARCCSDHQRRQLLHAFVVDTLHTLRVVQAETSADFWLCTSSPWPKNGIFTGELTPFALPDWLSEAAILSQDKGDLGHRQAQAIQQALNCGYQRIIIIGSDSPTLPASYVMDALSKLDEADVVVGPSEDGGYYLIGFQNNTNTNLPVRINPFFHDLPWSTDRIVFSVAKRAQSFGFNLRFLPEHYDVDTCFDLKAVWKELSANPGAAFETWQVIQSLFEQQVQRRRGSRSKHC; from the coding sequence TTGAGTGGGATCAGTCAACTCATCGCCGAAACCCTGAACCCCGAACCCCAAACCCTCAACACCATGACCTCAGATGCGATTGTGATTCTCTTGAGCCGGGCGCCTGGAGAAACAGAGATTAAGACCCGATTGGCCCGATGTTGTTCTGATCATCAACGTCGGCAATTGCTTCATGCGTTTGTGGTTGATACACTCCACACCCTGCGGGTTGTTCAGGCGGAAACCTCGGCTGATTTTTGGTTGTGTACTTCATCTCCGTGGCCAAAGAACGGAATATTTACCGGCGAACTGACACCCTTTGCCTTGCCAGATTGGTTGAGTGAAGCGGCGATTCTGTCTCAAGATAAAGGCGACCTTGGCCACCGGCAGGCGCAGGCAATTCAACAGGCTCTCAACTGCGGATACCAGCGCATCATCATCATTGGGAGCGACAGTCCAACGCTCCCAGCCAGCTATGTGATGGATGCGCTATCAAAGCTCGACGAGGCAGATGTGGTGGTCGGGCCGTCTGAAGATGGCGGGTATTATCTCATTGGGTTTCAAAACAATACGAACACGAATCTCCCAGTTCGGATCAATCCCTTTTTTCACGACCTGCCCTGGAGCACCGACCGAATTGTGTTTTCAGTCGCGAAACGGGCGCAATCGTTTGGGTTCAATCTTCGATTTTTGCCTGAGCATTATGATGTTGATACCTGTTTTGACCTGAAGGCGGTTTGGAAAGAACTTTCTGCCAATCCAGGTGCCGCGTTCGAGACCTGGCAGGTGATCCAGTCTCTTTTTGAGCAACAGGTTCAACGACGGCGTGGCAGCCGATCCAAACATTGTTGA
- a CDS encoding SDR family NAD(P)-dependent oxidoreductase, with translation MSIHHRLKNKVVMITGASSGIGYSTALAFAAEGAHLALGARRCDKMKELAHQAHERYDVRVFTHPLDVCSTQSVMAFVEASVVEFGTIDILVNNAGLALGIAKVSEGSDEDWMTMLDTNVMGVLRVTRAMLPHLTKQAAGHIINLGSLAGHLSYPGGSVYAGTKHALRAISEALRQELLGQPIRVTSIDPGLVETEFSQVRFKGDTDRASKVYSGISPLTAEDIAECVIFAASRPTHVNIDTMIVTSIDQAGMNVHRRS, from the coding sequence ATGAGTATTCATCATCGTTTGAAAAACAAAGTTGTGATGATCACCGGTGCCAGTTCCGGAATTGGATATAGCACCGCCCTGGCGTTTGCCGCCGAAGGCGCCCACCTGGCGCTCGGTGCCCGCCGATGTGACAAAATGAAAGAATTGGCTCATCAGGCCCACGAACGATATGACGTTCGGGTATTTACCCACCCGCTCGATGTGTGCTCCACCCAAAGCGTCATGGCGTTTGTTGAAGCGTCGGTAGTGGAGTTTGGCACGATTGACATCCTGGTCAATAACGCCGGGCTGGCGCTTGGAATTGCCAAAGTCAGCGAAGGTTCAGACGAAGACTGGATGACGATGCTTGATACCAATGTGATGGGTGTTTTGCGGGTGACCAGGGCGATGTTACCCCATCTGACCAAACAGGCAGCGGGTCACATTATCAACCTTGGCTCGCTGGCCGGGCATCTTTCCTACCCTGGCGGTAGCGTGTATGCCGGAACCAAGCACGCCCTGCGCGCCATCTCTGAAGCCTTGCGACAGGAGTTGCTCGGGCAGCCAATTCGGGTGACTTCGATTGATCCAGGACTGGTTGAAACCGAGTTCAGTCAGGTTCGATTCAAAGGAGACACGGATCGGGCCAGCAAAGTGTATTCGGGGATTTCACCCCTGACGGCTGAAGATATCGCCGAATGTGTCATCTTCGCGGCTTCGCGACCAACCCACGTCAATATTGACACCATGATTGTGACTTCGATTGATCAGGCTGGAATGAACGTCCACCGCCGAAGCTAA